One window of Heptranchias perlo isolate sHepPer1 chromosome 15, sHepPer1.hap1, whole genome shotgun sequence genomic DNA carries:
- the LOC137333181 gene encoding probable G-protein coupled receptor 139 yields the protein MHGRITGLAYAICYPIIAAVGVPANVAAIVILSRGKCGLSRCVTHYLLAMAVSDLLVTIAGVILNRINGLFLPVSFLYMTPLCRLRAVLLFAARDSSVWLTVAFTFDRFVAICCQKLKTKYCTRKCAAAVIATVSVLFCLKNIPWYFAYEPSYITDGVPWYCNLIPNYYTSLAWIAFDLIDTMLSSFIAFCLILLLNALTVRHIVVSGRVRRRLRGHSNGESHHDPEMENRKKSIILLFAVTGSFILLWTMYLIVFLYVQIANQYTSSGPNDPLYIAQEVAFLLQLLSCCTNTCIYAATQRKFREELKNGVKYPLKLIVKLFTP from the exons ATGCATGGTCGAATAACTGGTCTGGCGTATGCCATCTGCTACCCTATAATTGCAGCCGTTGGTGTCCCTG CGAATGTAgcagcgattgtgatcctgtcccgaggaaagtgcggtctatcCCGATGCGTCACTCACTACCTGTTGGCCATGGCGGTGTCCGATCTACTGGTCACCATCGCCGGTGTGATATTGAATCGGATCAATGGGCTTTTTCTCCCGGTCAGTTTCCTGTACATGACTCCGCTGTGTCGCCTCAGAGCCGTCTTGCTGTTCGCAGCCAGAGACAGTTCGGTCTGGTTAACGGTAGCTTTCACCTTCGATCGCTTTgtagccatttgttgtcagaagctgaaaacaaaatattgcaccagaAAATGCGCGGCTGCTGTGATAGCAACTGTCAGTGTGCTGTTCTGTTTaaaaaacattccctggtactttgcataTGAACCTAGCTACATAACCGATGGTGTACCATGGTATTGTAACTTAATACCAAATTATTATACTTCACTGGCATGGATAGCCTTTGACTTAATCGACACGATGTTAAGCTCATTTATTGCCTTCTgtttgattttgctgctcaatgcccTGACTGTCAGACACATCGTGGTGTCTGGTAGAGTCCGCAGGAGACTGCGGGGCCACAGCAATGGTGAGAGTCAccatgacccagagatggagaaccggaaGAAGTCCATCATCTTACTCTTCGCTGTGACTGGTAGTTTCATTTTGTTGTGGACGATGTATCTTATCGTTTTCCTGTATGTACAGATTGCAAACCAATATACTTCCTCTGGTCCCAATGACCCTTTGTACATCGCCCAAGAAGTAGCATTCTTGcttcagctcctgagttgctgcaccaacacgtgtatttatgcagcgacccagagaaagttcagagaggagttgaagaacgGAGTGAAATATCCGCTGAAATTAATTGTCAAATTATTTACACCATGA
- the LOC137333182 gene encoding probable G-protein coupled receptor 139, which produces MHGRITGLAYAICYPIIAAVGVPANVAAIVILSRGKCGLSRCVTHYLVAMAVSDLPVTIAGVILNRINGLFLPVSFLYMTPLCRLRAVLLFAARDSSVWLTVAFTFDRFVAICCQKLKTKYCTRKCAAAVIATVSVLFCLKNIPWYFAYEPSYITDGVPWYCNLIPNYYTSLAWIAFDLIDTMLSSFIAFCLILLLNALTVRHIVVSGRVRRRLRGHSNGESHHDPEMENRKKSIILLFAVTGSFILLWTMYLIVFLYVQIANQYTSSGPNDPLYIAQEVAFLLQLLSCCTNTCIYAATQRKFREELKNGVKYPLKLIVKLFTP; this is translated from the exons ATGCATGGTCGAATAACTGGTCTGGCGTATGCCATCTGCTACCCTATAATTGCAGCCGTTGGTGTCCCTG CGAATGTAgcagcgattgtgatcctgtcccgaggaaagtgcggtctatcCCGATGCGTCACtcactacctggtggccatggcggtGTCCGATCTACCGGTCACCATCGCCGGTGTGATATTGAATCGGATCAATGGGCTTTTTCTCCCGGTCAGTTTCCTGTACATGACTCCGCTGTGTCGCCTCAGAGCCGTCTTGCTGTTCGCAGCCAGAGACAGTTCGGTCTGGTTAACGGTAGCTTTCACCTTCGATCGCTTTgtagccatttgttgtcagaagctgaaaacaaaatattgcaccagaAAATGCGCGGCTGCTGTGATAGCAACTGTCAGTGTGCTGTTCTGTTTaaaaaacattccctggtactttgcataTGAACCTAGCTACATAACCGATGGTGTACCATGGTATTGTAACTTAATACCAAATTATTATACTTCACTGGCATGGATAGCCTTTGACTTAATCGACACGATGTTAAGCTCATTTATTGCCTTCTgtttgattttgctgctcaatgcccTGACTGTCAGACACATCGTGGTGTCTGGTAGAGTCCGCAGGAGACTGCGGGGCCACAGCAATGGTGAGAGTCAccatgacccagagatggagaaccggaaGAAGTCCATCATCTTACTCTTCGCTGTGACTGGTAGTTTCATTTTGTTGTGGACGATGTATCTTATCGTTTTCCTGTATGTACAGATTGCAAACCAATATACTTCCTCTGGTCCCAATGACCCTTTGTACATCGCCCAAGAAGTAGCATTCTTGcttcagctcctgagttgctgcaccaacacgtgtatttatgcagcgacccagagaaagttcagagaggagttgaagaacgGAGTGAAATATCCGCTGAAATTAATTGTCAAATTATTTACACCATGA